From Streptomyces sp. GSL17-111, one genomic window encodes:
- a CDS encoding GGDEF domain-containing protein, which yields MAPEAPRCPSCGRNFVDGLTGVLDRQAWENRALAALARAREERRPLALVLADLDRFKSVNDTYGHVAGDEVLKATADVLGRIEGAVVGRYGGHTGDEFLVLLPHSGADAARRAAGRALEAVRGRTIGVRTSRNASVALTGQTVSMGVAGRVPLGRPEDELFDLLLDCDVALRAAKRAGGDQVRESLPALGARRRRAEADRPGPVLAPARAEGGGERPRQVRIPLAALGHTAQEDGAELVLSVASATHLREVLGRLLDEVPEAPRAG from the coding sequence GTGGCACCCGAGGCACCGCGCTGCCCGTCCTGCGGGCGGAACTTCGTCGACGGGCTCACGGGCGTGCTCGACCGCCAGGCCTGGGAGAACCGGGCCTTAGCCGCCCTGGCCCGGGCCCGCGAGGAACGCCGACCCCTCGCGCTCGTCCTCGCCGATCTGGACCGCTTCAAGAGCGTCAACGACACCTACGGGCACGTCGCGGGTGACGAGGTGCTCAAGGCCACCGCCGACGTGCTCGGCCGGATCGAGGGCGCCGTCGTCGGGCGGTACGGCGGGCACACGGGCGACGAGTTCCTGGTGCTGCTTCCGCACAGCGGGGCGGACGCCGCCCGGCGGGCCGCCGGGCGCGCGCTGGAGGCCGTCCGCGGCCGGACCATAGGTGTCCGCACGAGCCGCAACGCCTCGGTCGCGCTGACCGGCCAGACGGTGTCCATGGGCGTGGCCGGACGGGTGCCGCTGGGGCGGCCCGAGGACGAGCTGTTCGACCTGCTCCTGGACTGCGACGTCGCCCTGCGGGCGGCCAAGCGCGCGGGCGGCGACCAGGTCAGGGAGTCCCTGCCGGCGCTGGGCGCGCGGCGTCGGCGCGCGGAGGCGGACCGGCCCGGCCCCGTGCTCGCCCCGGCCCGGGCGGAGGGCGGCGGGGAACGTCCCCGGCAGGTGCGGATACCGCTGGCCGCCCTCGGCCACACCGCCCAGGAGGACGGGGCGGAACTGGTGCTCTCGGTGGCCTCGGCCACGCATCTGCGGGAGGTCCTCGGACGGCTGCTCGACGAGGTGCCGGAGGCTCCCCGGGCCGGCTGA